The genomic region GCATCAACACCTACAGCGAACTGAAGTCGTTCAATCGCACGCTCGACCAGCAGCCCGATAAAATCTTCACGCCCGAGCAGCTGATCAAGCTCGGCACCGAGCAGCCTGCCATGTTCAAGCCAGGCTCTGAGTACTTCTATTCGAACACCAACTACGTGATGCTCGGCGTGCTGATCGAGCGGCTCACCGGCAAGTCGCTCGAAGAAGCGTTCCAAGAGCGAATCTTCCAGCCGCTGAACATGACCCGTTCGCTTATGCCGGCCGAAGACGACAACAAGCTGCCCGATCCGTTTGCCCGTGGCTATCTGTTCGGCACCAACGAGAACCCCGAGCTATCGCCGGAAGACCAACAGAAAGCACTCGCTGGCAAGCTGCCGCCGACCGATGTCACCAACACGAATCCTTCCTGGGCCTGGGCAGCTGGCGGGGCGATCTCGACTGCCACCGATCTGGCCGCCTATGTCGAAGCCCTGGTCACCGGTGGCCTACTGGATGACAAGATGCAAGCCAAACGTCTGGCAAGCATTCGCTCGAATAACCCTGCCGCACCCAATGCGACCGGTTACGGCCTGGGTATTGCGAAGCTGGGACCGATGCTGGGTCACGATGGTTCGCTACCAGGCTACCAGTCGTTCATGGGGCACGATCCCCAAGCAGGGCTCACCCTGATCGTGCTGGCGAACCTGCAAGAGGTGCCCGAAGGGGAAGGCGCGGCGAATGTTATCGCCAAAGCCCTACTGGGAGTACCGGCCGACTAACGCCGACATTCTGATCGACTCCCACGGCGACTTCGGTTATCCTCCAGGGGTGGGCCACGCATACCACTCGCGTGGCCACGCTCGTCTTAAAGCTTATCGGATAACCTCGTCAGGAGGGCGGCACCCTGCCGCTGGAATCGTGAAGGCGCACGGCTCGTCAGCACGTACTCGAACACTCAAAGCGCTCGCGGCGGCTACCGTCGTGCTGCTGCTGGGCAAGGTGCTCGTTTCGATCGTCGCCGAGTACGTGAACTATTTCCCGCCGAACTTCGACGCGGTCTTTCTGATAGGGCGGGAAGAGTCGTTCCGCGGCATCTACCCGCCGGCGTTCTTCGTGCACATCATCACCTCGCCAATCGCCATCCTGCTGGCCGCTTACTTGATGGTCAGCGGTAAACGCAAATCGCACGGCACCTGGCACCGGCGTCTGGGTAAGGCTCAGCTCTTTCTCGTGCTGGGGCTGGTCGCCCCCAGTGGCTTCATCATGGCGTTCTGGGCCTTCAGTGGGCCTATCGCCGGCGTCGGTTTCGGCCTGCAAGCGATTGCCACCGCGGTAACGGTCAGCGTTGCGGCCAGGTACGCGATGCAGCGGAACTTCCCCGTCCATCAGCGCTGGGCGACCCATTGCTTTCTGCTGCTGGTCGCTCCCCTGCTCTTTCGCATTGTGGCTGGCATCTTGATCGTCACCGATATGGAAAGCTTCGCCGCGTATCAAGCCAATGCCTGGCTTAGCTGGATCGTGCCGATGGCCGCCTACGAACTAGACCGCTGGCGAAAGCGGCGGAAAGCGGAACGCAAGAAGCAACCCCACGACATGCAACTGCAAGAGGCCTAGTCATGCGCGACCAAACCAAGCGACGCCGCGGCTACTCGCTAAGAATCCTGCTGGTGGTGATCGCGATCATCGCGGCCGTGCTGGCTTTTCTCCTTCCGCTCTTACAACGCGCTCGCGAAGCTTCCCGGCGGTTGCAGTGTTCCAATAACTTCAAGCAGATCACACTCGCGATGCACAACTATCACGACACCTTTGATGTGTTCCCTGCAGCGATGGGCGGTACTGGCGTTGGCGGCAACGAGAACCGGTTGAACGCTTTGGTCGCGTTCATCCCGTTCATAGAGAGCAATTCGATAACCGATCAGATCCAAGCTGGCTCATTCGGAACACCTCCAGGCGGTCCGGCACCGTGGGATAAGACGTACCCGCCGTGGCAGTATGATGCGGCTGCCTACCGATGTCCTTCTGCTGTATACGAAGCGAGGGACTACAAGCCAGCAAATTATGCGTTTAGTGTTGGGGACGTCACACGTGATCTTCATCAGTTGCCGAAACCACGAGGCGCGTTCGCTCCTGGTCTGTTGACAACCTTTGCCGACTTTACAGACGGAAACGCGAACACGATCGCCATGGCCGAAATTGGTACGGACTACCGACGCCAGGTGCAAGGTCAATACGCGGTCAATCTACCCGAAACCATTCTCGCCGATCCCGGCATCTGCTGGCGGACGGTCGACCGTGGGAAAAAGTATTACTTGAAAAACGTCCGGCTGCACGATCGGGGGCGCGGTTACAACTGGGCCGACGGTGGTGCCGGGCCAGGCCTGGTCAATACGATCTTGCCCCCCAATAGCCCCAGCTGCGCAGTCGGCGGGCTGGAAGCGGTCGACGGGGTATACTCGGCCGGAAGTCAGCACCCCGGCGGGTGCAATGTTGCCTTGTGTGATGGAAGCGTACGTTTCATTTCGGAAGAGATCGACGCCGGTAATTCGGCGGCAGCACCACCAACCCACGAAGACTACGCCGAACAAACGTTCGCCAGTCCGTACGGTGTGTGGGGAGCATTGGGGACCATCGCCGGAGAGGAGCCAATCGGTGACTATTAATCGCAACGACCCAGCACGATCGAACCGCCGCGGCTTCACGCTGAAGGAGCTATTCGTCGTCACGTTTATCATCGCGTTGTTTCTTTGTCTTTGCGTCCTTCCGTTGGGTCGCCGGGGCGGTGGCCGTGAGGCGGCTCGGCGGATGCAGTGCACCAACAATATGAAGCAACTCGTCCTCGCGCTGCACAACTACCACGATACGTATGGCCGCTTTCCCACGGCCATGGGGGGCACTGGGTTGGGTGGGAACGAGAATCGTTTGAATGCGTTGGTGCCGCTGCTCCCCTTTCTGGAGAGTTCGCCCTTCTACGATCAGATTTATTCCGGTTCGTACGGAGCACCACCCGGCGGACCGGCACCGTGGGATACGACATTCCCGCCGTGGCAACAGCATATCGAGGTTTTCGTATGTCCTTCCGCCTACTACGAAGGGAAGGACTACCAGGGGACCAACTATGCGTTTTGCGTGGGAGATGTGACCCGCGATATTCATCAGCTCAGCAAGCCACGCGGCGCGTTCGCCCCGGGGTTGTACGTCAAGTTGAGTGACATCACGGATGGCACTTCCTATACGATCGCCATGGCCGAGATCGGCACCGCCTACGGTCGCCAGGTGCAAGGGCAGTACGCAACAAACCTGCCAGCCACCATACTGGACGACCCAGGCATCTGCTGGCGAACGGTCGACAGTGGAAAGAAGTACTACTCA from Blastopirellula marina harbors:
- a CDS encoding DUF2306 domain-containing protein, with amino-acid sequence MLSPKPYWEYRPTNADILIDSHGDFGYPPGVGHAYHSRGHARLKAYRITSSGGRHPAAGIVKAHGSSARTRTLKALAAATVVLLLGKVLVSIVAEYVNYFPPNFDAVFLIGREESFRGIYPPAFFVHIITSPIAILLAAYLMVSGKRKSHGTWHRRLGKAQLFLVLGLVAPSGFIMAFWAFSGPIAGVGFGLQAIATAVTVSVAARYAMQRNFPVHQRWATHCFLLLVAPLLFRIVAGILIVTDMESFAAYQANAWLSWIVPMAAYELDRWRKRRKAERKKQPHDMQLQEA
- a CDS encoding serine hydrolase domain-containing protein, which encodes MQRLWILAGSLLALFNATLVSPCLAQWPANQAALSDQVQQLLKDNAIPGAVVLMRQGDNQWLAAFGVADLQTKQPMQTDMAFRVGSNTKTMTGTVILQLVQEGKLKLDDKVSQFFQDVPQGDQITIADLLEMRSGINTYSELKSFNRTLDQQPDKIFTPEQLIKLGTEQPAMFKPGSEYFYSNTNYVMLGVLIERLTGKSLEEAFQERIFQPLNMTRSLMPAEDDNKLPDPFARGYLFGTNENPELSPEDQQKALAGKLPPTDVTNTNPSWAWAAGGAISTATDLAAYVEALVTGGLLDDKMQAKRLASIRSNNPAAPNATGYGLGIAKLGPMLGHDGSLPGYQSFMGHDPQAGLTLIVLANLQEVPEGEGAANVIAKALLGVPAD
- a CDS encoding DUF1559 domain-containing protein — its product is MRDQTKRRRGYSLRILLVVIAIIAAVLAFLLPLLQRAREASRRLQCSNNFKQITLAMHNYHDTFDVFPAAMGGTGVGGNENRLNALVAFIPFIESNSITDQIQAGSFGTPPGGPAPWDKTYPPWQYDAAAYRCPSAVYEARDYKPANYAFSVGDVTRDLHQLPKPRGAFAPGLLTTFADFTDGNANTIAMAEIGTDYRRQVQGQYAVNLPETILADPGICWRTVDRGKKYYLKNVRLHDRGRGYNWADGGAGPGLVNTILPPNSPSCAVGGLEAVDGVYSAGSQHPGGCNVALCDGSVRFISEEIDAGNSAAAPPTHEDYAEQTFASPYGVWGALGTIAGEEPIGDY
- a CDS encoding DUF1559 domain-containing protein, giving the protein MTINRNDPARSNRRGFTLKELFVVTFIIALFLCLCVLPLGRRGGGREAARRMQCTNNMKQLVLALHNYHDTYGRFPTAMGGTGLGGNENRLNALVPLLPFLESSPFYDQIYSGSYGAPPGGPAPWDTTFPPWQQHIEVFVCPSAYYEGKDYQGTNYAFCVGDVTRDIHQLSKPRGAFAPGLYVKLSDITDGTSYTIAMAEIGTAYGRQVQGQYATNLPATILDDPGICWRTVDSGKKYYSGKVGLHEFGRGYNWVDGGAGPGLFNTILPPNSPSCAVGGLEAVDGVYSAGGHHPGGCIVAFTDGSVQFVSEEVDVGDTAQAPPTIENYATDALASPYGVWGAFGTINGGEEVDRDDLWK